A region of Lacinutrix sp. Hel_I_90 DNA encodes the following proteins:
- a CDS encoding LytTR family DNA-binding domain-containing protein: MKLKSILVEDEETSREILKNYLNKYCPNVDIVGEASNINEALELIRTQELDLVFLDVEMPYGNAFDLLDKVGDRHFETVFVTAYNHYALDALNAHASYYLMKPIDIDELIKAVDYVVEIKTKEDALQDQVLVPNTTNNIDGKITIPQQDGFEVISTADILFCKADDNYTEIYLNNNKKKVVSKTLKYFEEALQDSNFARIHKSYLVNVNEVVKYVKGKGGSVILSNGKEVMVSPSKKSELLSYFK, from the coding sequence ATGAAACTAAAATCAATACTAGTAGAAGACGAAGAAACCAGTAGAGAAATCTTAAAAAACTATCTCAATAAATACTGTCCCAATGTTGACATTGTAGGAGAAGCATCTAACATAAATGAGGCTCTAGAATTAATAAGAACTCAAGAACTGGATTTGGTGTTCCTAGATGTAGAAATGCCTTATGGCAATGCGTTCGATTTATTAGATAAAGTAGGCGATCGTCATTTCGAAACTGTTTTCGTTACCGCTTATAACCATTATGCCCTTGATGCTTTAAATGCCCATGCCTCTTATTATTTAATGAAGCCAATTGATATTGACGAGTTAATTAAAGCGGTTGACTATGTCGTTGAAATAAAAACAAAAGAAGATGCATTGCAAGATCAGGTGTTAGTGCCTAATACCACAAATAATATTGATGGAAAAATAACCATTCCTCAGCAAGATGGTTTTGAAGTGATTAGTACAGCAGATATATTATTCTGTAAAGCAGATGATAATTATACCGAAATCTATCTCAATAATAACAAAAAGAAAGTCGTTAGTAAGACACTCAAGTATTTTGAAGAGGCACTACAAGATTCAAACTTTGCGCGGATTCACAAAAGTTACCTCGTCAATGTCAATGAGGTGGTTAAGTATGTTAAAGGTAAAGGAGGAAGCGTCATTTTAAGTAATGGAAAAGAAGTCATGGTCTCACCCTCCAAAAAATCTGAACTCTTATCTTATTTTAAGTAA